A genome region from Vibrio tapetis subsp. tapetis includes the following:
- a CDS encoding DUF2913 family protein, with product MQIKRDFNYYHHLHDTVTHALLHLFFQISTTTRYVPVNRRNEILIKYLKPKLSDTSLSSIKKDIKLMVNSARKSGGNLEMKLHELNALAKQSKLKGAEKLYHLLVCLYDEEGLESRLFEKGMQTKPGILYLLEEQLEQGFDAEHRQVSPISMLIELERAPELIECINRHGLFVAEMKEWNEKTHQAHLLVHPLDINLIEG from the coding sequence ATGCAAATAAAACGCGATTTTAATTACTATCATCATTTACACGACACGGTGACGCACGCGTTACTTCACTTGTTCTTTCAGATATCAACGACGACCCGTTATGTTCCGGTGAATCGCCGTAATGAGATACTGATTAAATATCTCAAGCCTAAATTAAGCGACACATCGTTATCAAGCATTAAGAAAGACATTAAGCTCATGGTAAACTCAGCCAGAAAGAGCGGAGGGAACTTAGAAATGAAACTGCATGAGTTAAACGCCCTGGCGAAGCAATCTAAGCTTAAAGGAGCGGAGAAGCTTTATCACTTGTTGGTCTGCCTTTATGATGAAGAAGGCCTCGAGTCTCGACTGTTTGAAAAAGGGATGCAAACCAAGCCCGGCATACTGTATTTACTTGAAGAGCAATTAGAGCAAGGCTTTGATGCTGAGCACCGGCAAGTGAGCCCCATTTCAATGCTCATCGAGTTAGAGCGCGCGCCTGAGCTGATTGAGTGCATCAACCGACACGGTTTATTTGTGGCGGAGATGAAAGAATGGAATGAGAAGACACACCAAGCGCACCTTTTGGTTCATCCCTTAGACATCAACCTGATTGAAGGCTAG